GGTACTCATCTCAGTCGCGTCCATCCAACATGGCTTGCGAGGCAGTCGCGCCACCCTCGGCGTTCGTGCTCTTTCCCTCGGTCAGTGCGCCGTCGGCCTCCCTCGTAGCTTCGCTCCAGCCGTACACCATTGCTCGCAGCGCATAGTCGTATTGACGGTCTGCATCGTAGCGCCACCCGCTGTTGAACACGGCTGCGAGGTGCGGAAACGAGGCTGGAAGTACCGTTTGGTGGCTCATCTGGTCGGCCTCGCCGCCCACTGGCTCCCCCGCCTCTGCGAGGACATGGCCAACCGTGTAGTTCACCAGAGCGTTCAGCTGGTCAGCGGCCTGGGAGTTCACAGGCATTCCTGCCTCCGCGAGAGACGTCAGCAGGCGTTCCATCAGGGCGAATAGTTCCGGTCCGGTTGCGGGGCGTGTGCCGACGATTGAGATGGCACGAGGGTGTCTGAGCAATGCGCGTCTCAAAGTGTGCATCACAGCGACCAGGTGCTCGCGCCACGAAGGTGTTGTCTGGGCGGCTGCCGGTACGGTGACGTCGCGCCACATGACCTCCATCAGGCCGTCAAGCACCGCCACCTTGTTGGAAAAATGCCGGTAGATCATCATCGGATCGACGCCGAGATCGCGTCCGAGCCGTCGCATGGTCAGTGCGTCGATACCGTCGTCGTCCACGATCTGCATGATGTATCGACGGGGAGGCCCCACAAGTCCTTCCTCCTCATCGTTCGTCGCACACAGGTCGGGACAACCGTCCAGCATGTCAGCGCGCAAATTCCGCTGCGATAGACAGCTGCTGACCAGCATCAGGGCTCTTGAGCAGCGCCAAGCTTGAGGCCGCTTCGGACAGTGTGTCGCGCATATTCAGCAACAATTTGCTCCGGCGCTGCTCGGTCCTGTGTCGGCGACGGTGGGTTTTGTCATGCCGGTGTGGTAAGCGGTGCCTTCGAAGGTGACGGGCACGTATGTGCCGTCGATCTGGACCCATTTGCCGTCTCCGTAGGTGGGGTCTGCCATGACGGTGACCTTGTCGGAGATGGTGCCGTTGTCACCGACTTTGGGGTCGGCCACGGTGGTGGCTTGGGGCTGGAAGTCGAAGATGACTTCGAAGTGCGGCACAGGCTTGTTGATTTCTTCAGGGTCGCCGGGGAACTTGGGTGGGTAGGTGACGGTGTCTTGGATTTGGCCGCTGACATGCACCTTGTTCAGAGAGTAAGGAGAGACCTTACTGTATCGAGCTGCGAATGAGACCGTTCCGTTTCCGGTGGAGCGCCACTCCAGGCTGATCGGCTTGTTACTCGTTTTGCCGGTCCACACGTTCGTGCCGGTTGACGTGAAGACAGCCGGACCCGACAGCGTGACTTTCGCGTTTGCCCCGGCGATCCAGTTGCCCTTGTTATCGGCGGCACCGATGTTGTGGATAGCGCCCTGACGATCACCCTCACCGGTCACTGTTGCATCTTTCGCGTTGAAGCCGCCGGAATTGCGGGCTTCTGTGGCCATTGCCTGAGCAAGGGAGAAGATGTCGGGCTGGACGCGCTTGACGTCGTTGTACATGGTTTTCACGTCCTGGGCGATGTTGCGTCCAAGATTGTCCTGATCGAAATTCTGATGGATCAGAAAACCAAGTGCCGCGCCGTGTCTCTTATCCAGGGTCGGCTGATACTTGTCGAGCAGCCATGCTGCCTGAGAGTTGGTGACTTTCAGGTCGGCTGGCGCGAAAGAGCGCGGGCCACTCATCTTGGATAGTGTGGCGCTGTCTTCTGGCTTCGGGTTGTATTTCCACATTTCGATACACCACACGTTCTCACCTGGAACGCCCTGTGGAGATGCCCAGGGGCCGAACCAGAATCCCTGGCCGCTTCCTTGCGCACCCACGCTGATCGGGATGTGCATTCCCTTGTCGAGGAAGTACAGCGCATGGGAGGGTCTTTGTGCCGTTATCACACCGGCGCAGGCAAGCGCGAACGCGACGAGGATCGCGACCACACGGCCTGTTATTCGCCCAATGGGCGTCGACTGCTGCATTGTGATACTCCTTGTTCTTCTCTAGCTAGAGTGGCGGAAGCGGCAAAACCTCCGTCACTTATCGCTAATGCGACAAACATGAAGCCCACGCCGCGCCGTGTGAGTCGAGTAACACAAAAGGGGCCTGCCAGCATTCCAGCCAGCAGACCCCCGAATAGATCGAACGGTTAGCAATACCGTCCGGTCGCGTTTCCTTTAGTGTCCATTTCACCGCAGAAATCGCTGTCAGTGTTCACGTCCAGCTCCCACGTGTATTCGTCCCCGCCACTGGGCGCGGGAGTGCTCGGGGCAGGTGCGGGCGCGGAGTAGTCCGGCTCCACGTAGCCGCCGCCCGACGTGTAGTCAGGCTCCGAATACGTCAGCTCCACCCCAACCCGAGTCGCCAGCAGGTTCACTGGCCGCAGCCTTGGCTTTTTCGGCCTTCTTCCACGCGGCGTGAGAATCCGACACCTTCTGAGCAGCAGCCTTCACCTGGCCGGTCGCCTCAGTCAGCTTCACGCTCATCTCGTCGAACGGGTCAGCCGCCTCACCGCTCACAGCATCAGCCTGACCGATCAGGGCTGTCGCCTCGTCCACAGCTTGTTGCGCCGTGGTGCGTGTCGCGTCGTCGCTCACTTTGCCGGTCGTGTCGGACAGAACCTTGATTGCTTTGTCCACTTCCGCCTTGAGAGTGTCGCGCGCAGCCACCATCAGGTCTTTCGAATGGGAGGTCATCGCGGCGCGAACCTTGTCACTGGCGCCCTCAATCTTGTCGGCAGCAGCAGTGAACACTCCAGCCGAATCGTTCAACGACTGCGCACCATCAGCCAGCTCACGGGTAGTGCCCGACTGGGCGGCAGGCATCGTCAGTGCTGCTCCCTCGTCCAGTGCAGCGCGAAGGTCAGCACGGCTCGAATCATCGTCAGCCACCTTGCCCTCCGAGTCGGCATACAGCTGTTCGCCCCCACTGAT
The sequence above is a segment of the Schaalia radingae genome. Coding sequences within it:
- a CDS encoding TetR/AcrR family transcriptional regulator, with protein sequence MLDGCPDLCATNDEEEGLVGPPRRYIMQIVDDDGIDALTMRRLGRDLGVDPMMIYRHFSNKVAVLDGLMEVMWRDVTVPAAAQTTPSWREHLVAVMHTLRRALLRHPRAISIVGTRPATGPELFALMERLLTSLAEAGMPVNSQAADQLNALVNYTVGHVLAEAGEPVGGEADQMSHQTVLPASFPHLAAVFNSGWRYDADRQYDYALRAMVYGWSEATREADGALTEGKSTNAEGGATASQAMLDGRD